The Salicibibacter halophilus DNA window ACATCCTTTGTGTACACGGGCCAACCCAAGAATCACCCGGACGAGGAGGACATCTTGAAAATTGTACGCGGCTATTCCAAAGACCACCGGCCTTATCTGCCCCAATTCAAGTTTGGGTTGGGAACGACGCCGGAAGGCATCCCTGTTTATGGCGATATTTTAGACGGTAACCAGGATGATAAAACGTGGAACAAGCATGTCTTGCATGCGCTCACCGATTGGTATGATCCGGAACAACTGGAACAGGCGATTTTTATTTCGGATAGTGCCCTGGTCACCCAAGATAATCTGGAGGCCACCACGGGCCAAAAGGATCAGGCCGATTTTCAGTTTTTGTCCCGATTGCCGGAGAATTTCAATCTCGCCAAAACCTTGAAGGCAGAGGCCTTAGAGCAGGATTTGGATCAGTGGGAGGAGATCGGTGCCCTCGTGGACCGTAAAGGCGCTGCTTCTTACCGCATCTATCCCACCAAAGCTGACCTTAACGGGAAAACCTACCGGTTTCTGGTGATCCAATCCGACCATATGGATGCCCGAAAAGAAAAAACCATCCAAAGCAGCTTGGAAAAGGAACAGCGACGTTGGCACAAGGAACAAGCCGAGCTGGAAAGGCAGGACTTCTCCTGCGAGGCCGACGCGGAAGAGGCGCTGGGCGCATTTCTCAAGAAACACCAAAAAGGCTACCATACATTTGAGGGCACGACGGTCTGTGTAGAGCTGCCGGGCAAACGCCAAAAGCGGGGCCGTCCCAAAAAAGGGGAGGCGCCACCGCCGCCGATCACGGTTTATCGTGTCCGATTAACGCTTCATCCCCCTTCGGACGAACAGCTCGAGGCGCTTCGAAAGCAAGCCTCTATCTTTATTCTCGTGACCAGTGTCGCCAAAGATGATCAAGCAGACGTGGAGCTGTTAAAGGCCTATAAAGGGCAACAAACGGTGGAAAATCGCTTTCGTTTCCTCAAAAATCCCTTTTTTGTCGGCAGGGTCTATCTGGCAAAACCTAAACGCGTGGAAGCTTTTGCATGTGTGATGATGATCAGTGTCATGGTGTACAGCCTCTTTGAATACCTGATTCGCAAAAACATGGAAGGGGCCTCCGAACCCCTGAACCAACTTGGCGGAGGAGGACGCAGAAGCTTTCGCCCCACGGGTGAATCTGTTTTGGAACTTTTGGACACCGTCGACATCCTTCATATGGAGATTGACGGACATCTTCGGCGGTTCTTCCCGAAGCATTATGAGCCGCAATTACCCCGTATTCTCGATTTGTTGGAAATGGATGCCTCCATTTTCACAGAACCAAGGAGCTCGATGGCTGTCGAGAGCCGTCACCAGTAACCTTGAGACGGTCATTCGTTTGCCTTGCTAATGTCGAAGGAACGGGAATAAGCGCGCATTTTG harbors:
- a CDS encoding IS1634 family transposase; amino-acid sequence: MSLSPEDLPDIQPVRIGSTPVIRQLMDKMGLIEAIDKLSPVKEKDCNVSVGTRVAAMIINQLSHRKALYRVQEFYQEQDVELLFGPGTKANDFNDDALGRALEALHEAGIEKVCKTAIQAVQAPIDLTWKGLHFDTTSFVYTGQPKNHPDEEDILKIVRGYSKDHRPYLPQFKFGLGTTPEGIPVYGDILDGNQDDKTWNKHVLHALTDWYDPEQLEQAIFISDSALVTQDNLEATTGQKDQADFQFLSRLPENFNLAKTLKAEALEQDLDQWEEIGALVDRKGAASYRIYPTKADLNGKTYRFLVIQSDHMDARKEKTIQSSLEKEQRRWHKEQAELERQDFSCEADAEEALGAFLKKHQKGYHTFEGTTVCVELPGKRQKRGRPKKGEAPPPPITVYRVRLTLHPPSDEQLEALRKQASIFILVTSVAKDDQADVELLKAYKGQQTVENRFRFLKNPFFVGRVYLAKPKRVEAFACVMMISVMVYSLFEYLIRKNMEGASEPLNQLGGGGRRSFRPTGESVLELLDTVDILHMEIDGHLRRFFPKHYEPQLPRILDLLEMDASIFTEPRSSMAVESRHQ